aaATACACGACTTAGAAAAGGACCACAATATTATTGCTACCACCGAGCAATTATGTCAAAGACAAAATCACCCCAAGGACCATAAAAAATAGATGCAACTTGCAAGTGTCCCACACAAATGCAAATGCATCTAATCCCATCTTTTGTCTCTTCAATACAGACACCAACTCATATGCACCACCAATTGACCATCTAGCTAACTTCGTACCATAGTTCCCAAGATTACTTATTCTCTCCTTTTACTTATCTCCATGTGTCCGCAATTGTCTGTTCTCTACTCGTTTTCTTTGGATAATTCACTTTCACATAAAATAATTGAAAATGGAAAAAACATGAGAAAAGAACTATAAGCCTTGACTATGAATAATTACATGCAGGGGAAAGTGAAAGACTGAGAGCCTCTCGGAAGGAATTTGGAATTCTAgttattttgtattttattaatataaactaaataataataaaagaggACAATTTTTTAACATATTCGTTCTCAAATTAGTACAATTTCCACATAACCTTCTCTAAagattaaaatttatttgtttgATATTTTAGAAAACAGAAAATTATTAAAACATATTAGATGTAATGGAAATTATGATATTGATTTTTCTGATAGCATTTGACATTTTTGATTTTTTAGGTGGTACTATCTTATATATGAATTCATCGATCTAATAGCACTATGTCAAACAAACGTTAAACGAACATTATAAAACTCtgaattatattattatataattgaCTTTTTTTATTTGATACCATTAAATGTTTTATACTTCTAGGTGGTACCATTAAATATTTTTTACTTTTTTGTGGTACCATTTTCCCTtactaaaataatataatttttcataattttcacAATTTATCTATATATTTCCCCTACTAATTAATTAATCCTCTTAATATTAGTATTTCATATAAGCGTTTTAAATTATCAATTAGTTTCGTACCCAATTTTATAATACACTCTAATTAAGAGTTCAATGcatatatttctttttatttcacctaatattttaaactaatatgaaaaataattatttttatttaaaattatatacaataaaataaataataaatattaatagaatttgaaatatccctatttcttttttattattatttaaattgtCATATTTCATTTACTCGAATTATAGTTAgtacaaattatgaaaatattagaaaaaatttaaataaatactCATAATTTCTTGAATTAGTTTAAATTAGGTAAATTGATGTTATTTCTATAATCactataaatatttttttgcttattattttttaattattcaaattcTAAATATTagaaaattaatatattttttaaaaaaataagatAAAATATATTACTAATGATACCATTATACAATTCATTTTTCTAGTTCATACCCTTGAAAATAACGTTTGTCTAACAGATGATTAACAGGGTAGGGTGGTTTTAGATAAATGCAACAATAGTACAACTAATCATAAATGAATTCCAAAAGAACGAACGAAGTCGACTAATTTGATTATCGACATAAAAAGGAAAGGCGTAAAGTAAAATCCGCCGCCACCACCATTATCTCAATTAATAACAAGCTTGTTAATTTCGCTTTCATTTCACGTAATTCTTCTTTGTTTCCCCACATAAAAACTAAAATTAGGATAAGGAGATGATACTATTATTATTTCTGTTATCTTGAAAGAAAGCAATTATGTGTGAAACATTATCCCCGAGAAGCATTCCCCTTTTTCACAAAGAAAATCTGCACTTGTCCCACACATTTACTATGCTATCTACTCCCCCTTCTTTTGTCTCCTTCACTTGTGACACCAAATTTATAATACATTTGCACTACCATATCTGTGTATCTGCAGATTTCGGTTACGGATCTGTCTATATCGTATATGATTCGAATTTGAAAATCTTTTGTATTAGAATTCAAATTTGAAAATATTGATATAAACTCAAGCAAGGATTAAGGAAAGCTTATCACTCTTTGGAGATGGAATAAAGTCAAGAAAATGTCAATTTATGTTGTAGACCTAGGTATTAAAGtagtgttttataaaaaaaagAATGATATTAGAATACCATTTGTCAAACTCAATATTCAGAAACAATGACAGCTCAAGTGCACACAGTCACACAATTAGTATCACCTCATGGAAAAGCCAAGTGCACACACTAATATCACATTAATGAATCAAACAAATGTAAAATTTTCAAACAATGAATTAATATTTGTTCACTAAAATATCAAAAAATATGAAAATGTGAGCAACTCATAGCTTTTAAACAAGTGGTTAAACTCAAAAAGCTCAAATTAACTGCAAATAAACTTGACAAAAgttataaaataatatttcattCATTACATGGAGATTTCATTACACTGAAGATTCAAATTACACTTAAGATTCAAGTAAATTACACTTAAGATTCAAGTACATGAGGTTTTAATTAAGAGCTTAATAGCTTCTTAATCTTAATCAATAATACAACTGAAATTAAGATCCATACAACATCCATCTTCATCAGCCTGGTCTTTGGTTAGTAGCCATGAGGCAAACATTAAACTTTTTTACTATTTATGTCTATACAAAATTCCACCAGCCCAGGTTGTTTGTTCACTTTTGGCAAAAGAACCTTCCAATCCAAATCTACAACAGAATCTTTCACTTTGCTGCTTCCAAAATACTTGACAAAATATTTTCATACATACATCCGACCCGACCCGAAAACTACAAACAAAAGGATATGATAGAAATTACTGGACCAGATCAGACACCCACCCGAGATCAAGATCCGGGTTTGGACCAGTTGATGGATTCGGGTCGACCCGATCCAACGGATTCTCCTTGCTTAGCTTCTCAAACATTTTTGCCCTTAAACCCCTACCTGACTCCACCCTCTCCATCACAGGCTCCTCTTCAACTTCCTCATCCAGCTTCATTTTCTCCCAAAAATCACTATACCCGGATCTGGGTCGGGTCACGGACCTGGTTGGGGTATTAGGCAAGCTACTAAACCCGACCCGAGTTAAAGGTGACCCGGGAGATCCAAGTCCAGAACTCCCACTGCTCATTTGTAAAGCCCACGAAGTTGGTATAGACTTCACTTTATTAAGCTGCAACTGACGCAAAGATGCCACCATCTCCCCAACAGAACTCGAGCCTAAAGACCGGCTCAACTCAGCAGCCGCCGCCATAGGAGACATAGGCGGCGACTCATTCGGTGAACACTCCCCTTCGAAACAAAACCTTCTGGAAGGGGAGCCATCATAGGAGTGATCACGATCACTCAAACACGAAGCTCTTGGGCTTAAAACCCGAACTTCCTCTGGAGTGTGCGCGAAGAAACACACTCTCCTCCTGCACCCTTGACCATCTTTACAAACTTGAGTACGATAACGAGCTGGATGTAGCCAACACTCGAAAACACCGTGCGCGAATTCACAAACATCTCCTTTCTTACAATTACCTTTTCGAAAGTCCGGGCACGCCGTGCCCGAATAATGAAACTTCCTAGGATCCCTCCTCCGGGCTTTCTCGCCCGGATGGGCATACGGACACTCAGTCCAATCATGTGATCTACCTCGCACACACTTACGCACCTTAAACTCGTACATGCGAAAGTTATCGCAAGCGTACGTGTCGAGAGtcaaatcattttcatcatccGAAACTTCATTCTCGTCATCAAGAACAGCATTGGACTGAATAAATCTGCGGAGATTAGCAAGAGAGTTGTTTTTGAGGAAAAAAGAGTAATCATTTTCGAAGAAATTAGGGTTTGTGTTAGGGCTATGAGATAGAGAATTAATATCAGCCGTTGGATTATCTGAAAAAGACCAAGGAGGGACGTGGACGGTTGGATTTGAATGACGGGATCTTTCTCCGATCATCATCTTGGTGTGTTTTTCAGACAAGTTTGTGTTTATGAAGTGAACTTTGTTTTGATGTTGTATATAAGCTAGTTTTAAACTTGAGGTTTAACTAGGGTTAGGTTAAAATATTGGATATTTTACAATGGTTAGGTTAAATGGAAGTTTAGGGTGACAGGTGTGGTTGAGATTAGTGTATCAAGGTATGTTGTGGATATGCCACGTTTTCTGATAATTGACGTGGATAGGTCGGTGGAGTATGAATGTGTGACTTTGATGAAGTTTGTGTAACAGGCTGTGAGGTTAGAGGAGGTTTATTGTGGGAGACATAAAGACTCCGTACACTTATTATGGGCTTTGACAAAGTCAAGGACCCATTTGCCATACCACAGTTTGATATTGATATAATTTATAAAGTTAAAAGTAAATTTAAATCATATCATTATCCAACAGTTTAATACTCCTATTGAGTACTTTATAGAGAAAAAGTGCTAGAAGCCTAGAACCATGCATGACAACAATTTTATGCGTTTTAAAGCTGTTTGAATTATGGTTTAGTTATACTTTATTTATGATAATTCTGCACTGATCGATTTTTAAAAGAGAGGTCAAGaattcgatgtatatgatgtttcTCAAAAAAATAAATGTACTGCTGCTGCTTGGGTACCTCAACCGATAAACCGATCAAAATTGGTTAAAAATATTTGTCCGATTTGCCGATTTCCGATAAACCGCCGATTAATtatccgattttttaaaaattgtccGATAAATTATAAATCGGTACCTCAACCGAATAGTACTGATTTCCGAAATATGTAACACTGGTTGTACAGATTAATAATCTAAAATTAAACCCCTGATCTGAAGTGTATAATTATCAATCGGTATGTTCTTGTGTTTGCCTATAGTGATGAGGACAACAAGGGTACAAATGTAAAATCATCTAAAAGTTGAAAAATAAAATGGGATGGAAACAATGAGTAGAGTAGAGCCCTGGCGTGGAAACACAAAATGAAGATAAAGGGATAAAAGAGAATGGAGAGGACGTGATCTATCATTATCAGTCCATCGTGGGTATATTGTTGTTGTGTTCTTTTATAGCATTGTCTTACATTTCTCaatatttcaaaaaattaaaaaaaaaatcacaaatataacttaaaattttataaatgagtatacattttatgaaattttcTGAAAAACACGTGCAAAAACATATACGGCATACAATAAACTCTTAACTACTTAATTATCCGAGTACATGTAATTGATACCACGTACAATAAACTCTTAACTATTTAATTATCCTATCCAAGTGTACTTCAATAATAAACTCTTAATTACGTAGATTATTCAACTGTGCTCTCTCTTATAGAAATCGGacgatttttcaaaaattgtcgataaatcgctcaaaaatcggtcaaaaatgTTTGTCTGATTTGACCCGATTTCTgataaatcgccgataaatcatccgatttcttaaaaatcgtccgataaatcTCAAATCGGTACATCAACCGAATAATCCCGATTTCCGAAATTTGTAACACTGACTATGCTccaatatttcaaaattttattaacCATTAATATATAGTTTTTAACAACTAAACCTAATTCCTTTTTTCCGACAAAAAAAACTATTTCCTTTTACTTTTATAATAAAATGTACTTTAagaataaatatttattataataaattttgaaatgaatgaaaaataaatatcaaaatatagAAAGCCAAAAAAATACagataataaaaaatataattaattacttaatttaTCCCACCCCgtattaaatatattaatttgttAATGGAGAGCATCCAGTTTGTGAACATATTTTAATTCCCATACTTGGAACCTACTCCATAGCATGTTATCTTTTGCAGGGAACAAATCAGATTTAATTAAGAGTCATAGTTATCCGAAAGGaatagtgagtcatgattataGCTTTTGTTTAACCTAAAAAAACAT
This genomic interval from Apium graveolens cultivar Ventura chromosome 8, ASM990537v1, whole genome shotgun sequence contains the following:
- the LOC141678096 gene encoding zinc finger CCCH domain-containing protein 20, with translation MMIGERSRHSNPTVHVPPWSFSDNPTADINSLSHSPNTNPNFFENDYSFFLKNNSLANLRRFIQSNAVLDDENEVSDDENDLTLDTYACDNFRMYEFKVRKCVRGRSHDWTECPYAHPGEKARRRDPRKFHYSGTACPDFRKGNCKKGDVCEFAHGVFECWLHPARYRTQVCKDGQGCRRRVCFFAHTPEEVRVLSPRASCLSDRDHSYDGSPSRRFCFEGECSPNESPPMSPMAAAAELSRSLGSSSVGEMVASLRQLQLNKVKSIPTSWALQMSSGSSGLGSPGSPLTRVGFSSLPNTPTRSVTRPRSGYSDFWEKMKLDEEVEEEPVMERVESGRGLRAKMFEKLSKENPLDRVDPNPSTGPNPDLDLGWVSDLVQ